The following are from one region of the Candidatus Neomarinimicrobiota bacterium genome:
- a CDS encoding hydrogenase maturation nickel metallochaperone HypA, which yields MSIAMSIVDIACKEAQQDGASSISIIELDVGKLAGIMVDSLQFCYDSVCKGTLAENSKLVINEIAGKGHCLKCDTEFEIDSFMALCPECESYEVEIKQGRELKLKAVTVNE from the coding sequence ATGTCCATCGCCATGAGTATTGTAGATATTGCCTGTAAAGAGGCTCAGCAGGATGGTGCTTCATCAATTTCTATAATCGAGCTGGATGTTGGCAAATTAGCTGGCATCATGGTAGACTCACTCCAGTTCTGTTATGATTCGGTTTGCAAAGGGACCCTGGCAGAAAACTCGAAGCTGGTGATCAACGAAATTGCCGGTAAAGGTCACTGTCTTAAATGTGATACTGAGTTTGAGATCGACAGCTTCATGGCGCTCTGTCCAGAATGCGAAAGCTACGAGGTGGAGATCAAACAGGGACGTGAATTGAAGCTCAAAGCTGTTACTGTAAATGAATAA